In Miscanthus floridulus cultivar M001 chromosome 8, ASM1932011v1, whole genome shotgun sequence, the sequence cctggtggtgcggcccatgtcttgtcctatggATATCGGGAGTCATATCCCCCACAGAGACAAAACGGTTGCATCCCAAAATTCAGGACTTTATATCTTTATTATGGGAAAAATGTCCCACaatggaaataagcaaaagtatgggaaacaaataaaaaaatcaaagtaTATTTCAAAACTCGGAGATATAAATTAGTTAAcataagagaaaagaaaaaatataaaagaagagaaaataaaataaaaatgtaaCCCTCCATGGgaagaaagaaaacaaacaaataaaaattaaaataaaacaaAGAGAGAAAcggtggatttttttttaaaaaaatatacctGGATTCTAAAGTCTAAACTCGGAATTCACGTGGCACTTGGGCCGTAGCGGCATCTATAGAGACAGAGCAAGTGGGCCTGCGAATTTGACTAGGGGCCGAGAGAGCAGGTTGGGCATGGATGGGTACAGGTGATATGATTCGGCGACGACAAATTTGTTTGTGGCCGCATTACTTGCCTTCACTTTCCTAAAAAACACTGCCTTCACTTATTACTAGGCAGCACATGATAAAGTAGCAGGCCTGATTGGTTTCTACGAGAGCTCCTAAAatttctatcacatcgaatgtttaacacatgcataaagtattaaatatagactaattacaaaactaattgcacaacttacgactaatttacaaggcgaatcttttaagcctaattagtcaatgatttgacaatgggcgctacagtaaacatatgctaataacggattaattagacttaaaaaattcgtctcacaaattagcctccatctatataattgattttgtaattaatctatatttaatgctctttattagcatctaaacatttgatgtgacatgaattttaggagcgtaTAAAGAACCAATCACCcccatactctctctctctgcgTGTGTGTTAAAAAAAATGACAGCCTAGTTTTACCTTATGTCGAACTATCTTAGATTCGACCAACttaaaataataacaatatttatATTATTAATGACTAAATATGGATAATTAAATTCATTATTTTTTTCGAGATCATGTCTTAGCACGTTTTTCATTAAACAGGAGTAGAAAGTTTATTACAAAACTGTCAAGTTACAGTAATCCAAATATTACCGAAACCCATAACCCACACCTCTCACACTACTCGCACGTGGTTGTGATTACACGAGATACAATTATGCGACTAAAACAAGGATACACATCAAACCTCGTCCATCCCGACCATATCGAAGTTCATGGCCAATGGGTCAAAATCCCCATCGAAAAGAAGCTGAAGCGCCTCCTGCTTAGAGGCCGATAACGGTGCCTAGAAGGTAGATTTGTACTTGCGCAAAACTCTCAGAGTCGACGATGGGTGAGCTTGCTACGACTCCCAGCTTCTGCATGAGCACGCACTAAGCCTGCTTGATGGAGTCCGCCTTGCGTGGCTTCGCCGCCAGGTGTTGACTACACCGTAGCGACTGAACGCAGACCGACGTCCTTGGCCTACGCAGCCTAGGCGGTTCGGGGATGAGGGACATCTACAACGGAAGGCAAAGCCGCACCTCTAGCGTTTCCACAGTCCCCGACGACGCTGGCCTACCCGCGTCGTCATCGCTCGAGGAGTCCCTCGGCGCGCCCAGCATCTCCACTTCCCTGGGCGAAGTCGAGACCGGCTGGCATAGGTCCGCCTCCGACACGGCTTAGCTCGTGAGACCTGCCCGAAGTGGCCTTTTGGCCAGACATGCCGCCACCTCAACCAACATGGGATCGAAGTCCCAACGCTGACCCTCCGAGCAACGGTCCACTGCGAGCTCAGGCTTAGGGTGCACCGCTTGCCCGCCTCCCTGTATAGCGACACTAGAGTGGCCGTCCTGCTGACACTTGCGCGCAAAGGAGCCCCCGAGCCAAGCATAGACCCCAGTCATGCCCACAGACACACGGAACCTCGAGAAAAGGTGAGTCTAGAGCTCCTCCGACGTGACTGCTAGCTGGTCTCCACCAACGAGTGCGACGAGGACAGGGGGCCCGCTCTAGACGCTGCGAGCTCCACGTTCCTCTAGACGACGTAGACCTCGACCTTGGGACAGTTATCAACGACACCCAGAGGTGGTGAAACCGGCCGGCTGCTGTTGTGGTGCTGCTAATGATGACGGCGTGGTCGACCGCAGCACACGACACAGCAACATTGTGGGCGTCGGACCTGTCGCGGCGTGACATTCTGGCAGTCTGGGTCGCGCCGGACCATCAGGGCGACGTGCCCTAAAGGCACTCCGGCTGGGGCGACGCGCCACCGACGGCGACGGGCCTCGCTTGCCTGCTGGCGAATGAGCACTCTTGCATGCCCTGGCATGATGGCCGGTACCTCGACAGCGTAGGCAGTGGATCGGGGAACGACACTGAGCAGCGATGTGGTCGTGCGCGAGGCAGTTGAAGCAGCGACCCACGAGCTCCGGCAGGACGGGGCGGTGGCGTTTGGTTGTTGTACTCCTCGGGGAGCGCCGAAGACGACGACGCTCGACAAGCTGGAATCCGTCGGCGTCGACGTTGGGCCTTCGATGGGGTCGCCGAGACGTGTCAAGCACGGGCGCCGTACGCCGCGGACCGAGTCGTTGGTGCACCGGAACTCTCGCCGTTGGCTGCGAACCTAGGCGACGCTGCGCGGTTGAGTCCCTCGGCCGTTGGGCGCAGCGGTCCTGCACCGACGACGCCGCTTCCCCCTTGCAGGCACCGGATGGGTTCCCTCCACAGCGCTCTGCGCAGCGTCCGGAGCCCCAGCCGGCGGTGGAGGCGTGGCCCGGAGAGCCCTGCGAGTAGCGTCCAGGTACGACGAGCGCGCGGCAGAAGAGGCGAGTTCGTCGTCGGAGCTGCCCGCACCGGGGTTATCCTCCCAACGCCGGAACTTGCTCCTCCCAGCTAGCCGATGGGCGGGGAAGAAGGGTGGGGCATTCGCGGTGAGGGAGGACGGCGAGGGCCTACCCGAGCGTGccgcatcctcctcctcctcgtcctcaaccacatcctcctcctcgtcctcatcatcCAGGACGTCCTTGACGACGACCATCGTCTCGTTCACCAACCCTCCAACCGTGGCAGGTACGGCGGCGGGTTTGGGCTCGGAGGTGGTGgcacccggcggcggcggcggcgtctctGGCGGAGCCCGCAGCGGACGGGGAGCCCCAGATCCAAACCCCGCGGATGCATTTCCCGTCCCCGGCGACGGAGAGGCGTCGGCATAGGGTGGTGGAGCGCTGGAGGAGGACGCCGGCATCGTCGCGCACCCCCTAGCACCGGTGGAGACCGCGGCCGTGAGCGCCGGAACAGGGGGCGGGGTGGGTTCGCTCGCAGGGGCGCGACGGGAGCTGGGTGGGGGGTCGGTCATCCGACCGTAGCTAGATCCACTCGCGCCAACGCTGTGGCAGCCGGCGTCATGGTTGTAGGGGGCCGGGACTGGTGACGACGAGTAAGAgtggcggcgggcggctttggccacggcggcaGCGGAGCCCGGCCCTGGCGGCGGGGGAGGCTGGGGTGCGCCAGATCCGGGCGCCCCGCCTGCAGTCGggaaggcggcggcggccccCGGCGGCGGAGGGGCCGGCGACCCGAGCGGCGGCGTTGGGCGCGCATCGCATGCCCCAGCGGCAACAGCGAGCTCGGAGAAAGCAGGAGAGGGTAGCGAGGGGGAAGGGAAAGGGGCGGGGGAGGAGGGAGGGGCCGCCGGCGCCGGGAGGGCGGCGGGTCGGGGGTGGCCAGGGGCGCCTGCTAGGTCATCCCGTGGGCTTGTGAATTCATTATGAAATATAGTTTCATGTGTTTACATATTTAGTGTAGTGAGAATTTTTACTTGGGACAATTGTGTACTTGGGACATCACCGGCAGCCAGGAGATCAAGATGATGCCTTTCGGCGCATGTGCCTCGACTACTCGCTCGCCATCCACCACGCCGAGTCGATGATGTGGGAGCTGAGCTGGAGTTGGCGCCCGCCGGTAAACGGCATTGGCGGAAGTGCTTGACTTCATCGTCGTCCGCTCCGTGCACGCATCGTAGCCAGACATTAGCTCCATGGCAGCTGAAGGTGGATGGTGTGGCGCATCCGCCGTGTTGGACATGGCGGAGGGGCGGGATTTCACCGCCGTGATGATTTGAAGCACCGCTCCATGCATACGTGCATCATCATTACCATACATAGCTAGAGGGTCTTAACAACATGGCATGGGTTCTTTACTTCTTGTCAATCaatcaaacaaacaaacaaacaccaTACGATGGGTTATAAATAGATAAAAGGCCAATATTTACAGTGATTATTTAATCATGTTGTGTAGCATTTTCTTCACAAGCAGAAATGAAGAGCGTGTTAGAGCGTCTCCAACAAATTACCTATCATCAATCTCCTAAAAGTTTATATAAGTGAATCTCCTATTATTGGTAGCTTAGCCTTTCCTTTTCTTCTCCAAAACATTATCAACACATTTTAAATTGATAGAGGGGTTGAATCTCCTCATTTAAGGGAGATGGGAGAAGATTTTGAGCAATTACTTAAAGTTTCAGATATTAAGATATGATAAGTAATAATCTGTTGAAGTAACCATAATCCCTTATACATTCAGTTTCAGAAGCATCTGTTATGCCCTCTGAAACATTGCCTTCTGTAATTGGGAGAAGTTAAATTGTTTGCCAAAAGTTGGACAAAACTGTTTGCCAATGATTTCAGAAGTTACCTTGCTGCTTCGTAATTGGGGGAAGTTAAATGAGTTTTACTCCGCTCAATCTGGTTATCGACGTTTCTTTGTCGGCTCCACACATCTTTTGAGCCCTGCAAACTGACTGTGGATGTCTTGGGCACCGCTTCGCTGCAAGTTCTTCCTGTGGTTAGACAGATGTTGGACAGTGGACAAGTTGGCACGCCAAGGCTTGCCGTACCAGCCCTGCTGGCCGCTATGCGACCATAAGGAGGAGGAAGACATCGAGCACCTCCTTTCAACTTGCGTCTTCTCCCGCCAAGTTTGGTTCGCTGCCCTAGGCAAGTTCGGCCTGCAAGCAATGGCACCAGGTCcacacgatgactcttttccaaGATGGTGGCACGAGGCGACACGAAGGGCTCCAAAGGTGGTGCGAAAGGGCCTCAACTCCCTGATGATCCTCCTACCGTGGACCCTATGGAAACATAGAAATCGGTGTGTGTTTGTTGGAGTGACAGTCTCGGTAGTGCTCCAAAGAGGCAAGTGAGCAGGCACATTTCTGGACTTTGGCGGGCGCGAAGGCCCTGCGTGTGCTGCTAGAGCAAGCTGCATAGGCAACCAACTTGTAGGGGCTGTATAGATTGTTCAATGGGCGCGTTCATGCAAAAATACTAACCCCAGCCATGGAATCAGCTTGTAATCAGACCATTTTTTTCTATCTATCAATGAAACGACACGCAGCTCTCCTCCCCTGCGTGTAAAGAAAACATATCTCGGATACtaaaaagaaattgaaaaataaataaattgaaGGGCAGTGTTTCCAAACAGCAGATTAAAGCTGGTTTGTGCAAGTGCAACTCATATAGAGTCTGACTTCACACACTTTAGTCCTTGGTATTAGCTAAGCACATCAATGCATCACCCTGGAACCAAATGCACCTAACGATCACAGGAATTATCTACTGCATGTCTGCATATGAGACATCATGGTACATGTGATGGAAAGATGAGTGACATACAGGCTTCAAGCGCTCTTGCATTGACAATGATGGAAAGGACATTCAACAACTTGAAGAGTTCATTCCTTGTTGCTTTTGGTGCTTCAAAGTATCATTGTCACTGCTAAGCTGGCTGTTCGTCTTTTTAGCAGAAGTGCATCTGTATGCTTGTTACCTAGCCTGCAAAATAGAAGGCTTGACTCAGGGTGTAGAAATATACCTCTGAAATATGAAATGGCATATATGAATACAGAAGGAAGCTTTTGATAAGCtttgtgataaagagaaggtcaACCGACCCAAAAGGAGAGATGAAAAGCACCCATAGTAAACTGTAAACCTGAGCCACTCACTCAGTCACTCAAGAGGTGAAAACAGACGCTCCCTCCTGTGTACAGGCTGTCTCTCACTGCACTGATTTGATTTGTTGCAAATACGTTAAAAGCTCATTTTTTTGTGAGAGAGCCACCAAATTCAGGACAAGTAATGACAATGAAGGGCACCCTCAAAGAATCGAAAAATCCCAATTCCTTTGTGTCAAATCAGATTCCATTGCATCCATTTGACATTTGGACTCAACTTTTTCGTCATATCATAATGGACAGCAATAGAATTGGGAGATTCTATTCCCTGCTAGCTAGCAAGTAGTAGCAGCACCTAGCAGCCTAGCACAGCATCCATCCAGTTCCTCCTCccttttgaaaatgagcaagaaaaaaATCATCTTTTCTTTACTAGTAGTAGAATAGAATTTAGGTAGCAGATAGTACAGCACAGGTTAGTCATATCCTACAATAGTTATTAGATTGCTGTAATTTACAATATCCGGCCTGCACCGGCAAGTAGGGACAAGTGAGTTGAATTAGTCTGCACATAGAGAGGAGATGAGTGGTGACAAAGTGACGAGGTCTCCGTCGTCTCACTTACAGCTATGACCAGCTCAGCCGATGCTGCCCCCTTGATGGCCTGCACATCTGTCTTCAGGTTCAGAGAGTCTGCCCTGCCCATGGAAATCTTGGTCAGTGCAGTGTTAGGTGCAGGCCGATCCTCAACCTCCGGAGTCAACCCTTTGATTCGATGTCATTTGCACTTGCAGCACCAACGACTGCCTCTTTGCACGCGAAAAGCAACAGCATACTATATAGTAGCTTCAGTAAAAAAAAAGCTCGAATTCATATTCAGTAGTTGCCCCTCTGAATGAACGAATGACTGAATTGGGTGTAAAGACAAAAAGCAACAGGATATATAGTAGCTTTGGTAGTAATTAGTAGTTGTAGTTGCCCCCTCTGAATAAATGAACGAATGAATGACTGAATTGGGTGTAAGATTCAGTCAGCAAAGCACACGGCCGGTGCGGAGGGGAGGAGCGAGGTCAACCGCAACTTGCAGCTGGTCCAGTTGTGGATTGCTTTACAGTTAGTTGTTGGGGAGATGAGAATCAGAAGAAGAAACTAGTCAAGATTCGACGAGGAAACACAAGAATTCACAAAGGCTATGCTAGCTCTTGCTCATACAGCAACGGACAATCTCTTCTGCTATGCTCTTCAGCATTCACAACAATTAAATTAAAACACACACAAACTAATCCAACAAGATGTTAGTTTTACATACAGGCTCTTCATCTACAGGACATGAGAAACAAGAGAGGCATTTTTACTGGCACCCTGGCAGGTGGCAGCAGTACAAATCAAAGAATGGTACAGTACAGGGCAATGGGGGAAGAATAATTTGTGAtccccaaagcaagcaagcaagcaagcaattcGTCGACGAACGCCGCCCGCCTCAGAAGGAGTACTGGTGCTGCGGCGGCACGCCTGACGCGGACGCAGCGGCGGCATTGGCGGTGCCGGCGCGCGCGCTGAGGTCCATACAGCGGACGACCTCCGCGCGGCAGGCGACGACGCGGTGGAACACCGCGCGCACCTGCCGCTCCAGCGGCGCGAGCCCGTCCTCGAGCGCCCGGCACGCCGCCGCCAGCTCCTCGGCGCGCTCCGTCACGTCCCGCGCGCGCTCCTCGCCCACGAtcccctgccgccgccgctcctcgtccttctcctcgtcctcttcctcggCGATCTCCTCCAGCACGCTGTTGAGCTCGCGCGCGGCGCGCTCCACGGCCTGCATCTCCGCGAGGAGCCCCGCCGTGGGCGCGGAGCCGGAGCAAGACCCCTTCTTTTCCTTGCGCCTCCACTCCTCCGCGATCCGCTCCTGCAGCGCGGACATGGGCGCCGCCCACTGCGCTTGCTTGGGCGGCGCGACGGGGGGGTTGCTGGCCGCGGACGCCCGGTCCTGGCACGGCACGGCGCCGACCAGCGCCCACATGGCGAAGACGAGGACCGAGCTCATGGTGTAGAGCGCCAGTCCGAGCCCGCACCCCACCcccgcggccgccgcggcgggcgacgactgcggcggcggcgcgaggtgCGCCGCCATCGCGTTCATGTGTCGCCCCGCGGACCAGTTCTTGGAGACGCTGAAGGAGCGCGCGCGCATGGTGCGCGAGGAGGGCGAGGCCACGGACCCGCCGTAGCCGCCGCAGGCCTTGGCGGAGGCGGAGTCGTCGGCGGGGAAGAGCCTGGCGATGGCCCTGCGCGCGCGGGCGAGGTGCGCGGTGTGAAGCGACGGCGCGAGGAGGAGGCAGgacgcggcggcgagcgcggcgcGGTGCGCGGCCCGGAGCGAGGCGAGCGTGAGGGACGCCGCGTTGAGGACGTCGAGCGTCTTGACGGCGCGGTCGAGGAGGTCGGCGGCGAGGCGGTCGGCGGGgggcctggcgagcgcggcggcgacgggggTCAGCGCGAGCACGCCGCGGAAGGCGGCGTCGGAGGACACGACGGCGTCGAGGAGCTTGGAGAGGAACGGGAGGGAGAGGAGCGGGGCGCCCGGGGTGGCGTGCGCGGAGAGCGCGTTGAGGCGGTCGGCGACGTGGGACTGGAGGGCGTCGAGCGCCAGGAGCTCGTCGTCCTGCGCCGGGTCGAAGGACGCGACGGCGGTGGCGCTGCGGCGGAAGCTCAGCATGCCGAAGAAGCCCATcccggacggcggcggcggctcggcggcggccatggtgttTATCGGCGGGGATGGGCCTGGGCCTTGCCTTTCTGggaagaggatgaggaggaagaggGAGGCGGAGTCGTCGTGGTCGGAGGCACAGGGAGGAAGAGCGGAGGGGAGGGAATGGTGGGGAACCGTGGCTTCTGCAGTTCTGCGGGGCCGCCATTTATACGGCCTCGACGATGACGGCCTTCGGTGGTGGGCTCGCATTCCCCTCTGCCAGCGTGGGTCCACGGTCTGTTGGGCGCCACGTGTCAGTGAGATGAAGGAGGAGACGCGGGGAGAGGCGTGGACTGGTTCGTTGGGGCCGGAATGGAAGGGAGGCGGCTGACTTGGTTGCCTCCCACTACGTCTACGTGTATATGTTTCGCCTGCTGACTCGGCAGTCTGCTCGATGGGGTAATGGACCATTTCCATTTTATTTCCAATTCTTCTTTTGTTTTCCCATATATTTGGACAGATATAACAAACTTACCTGTAACTGTTATACTCCTATCTGCGTGTCTTATTATTCCTTTTTTTGCGACAGATATTATGGGAGTGGCGGATCTTGGCGAGAAATTCATTTTAGCTCCATCTTGGAAAAAATGCAAAATAAAGTTTCACCAAATTCATTTGTAGAAAAAAACTAGCAATATTTATGACACCAGATATATGCACTAGGAAAATACATTTCATGACACATCTTATGATAATACCTATTTGATATTATTAATATTACTTTTTATAAGCTTGGTCAAACTCAAAACGGATAGACTTATACTTTGCAATGTCTGTTTAATTCattagacggagggagtacatggatAAAGCAGTCTGTCCATAGGTTGCCGGTCAAGGTGAAATTAAACCTTTCCTTAACAACATTTGAGGTGGAGGGTGCGGGATAGCCCCCTTTGTCTTAGGGTAGACCAGTGCCCGGACGTTTGGTCCGAGGCCCGCGTCCGGATGCCCGCCGCAGCAGTTTACCGCGCTCGCACCAGCAATCCACGCTCGCGCTCGCAAAGAAAAGCACGTCCCCGCCTGCTTCTGGGTTTCACGTGCCCACGCGGGGACCGCTTGCGTCCTCACCGTTTCTCACgcgcattgcaacatgtgcaacaccgatctacttttaaaacattcagatacaacacttgcaacatagacaattgaaatacttgaaacatgtttctgaaacacttgcaaaaacacttagaaaccattgcaaacatacgcaatatctagataaaatacttgcagcatatgtgtgaaatgtatgcaacatccagataaacacacttgcaacaataCGTctaaaaacacagatgaaacattggggacaAATATTTGCatcatacgtgtacaaccattgcaacatatgcaacattctgatctacatttgcaacattcatctgaaacaaatcgcaacatacctctgaaacacttgaaacatacgcttgcaacatgcatttttAGCACATCGCagacatctccttgctgcttgcgaAATGGAGGCTTGCATGCGTGTGGAGTTCACCGGAGGTAGCTGCGCTGTTGCCACCATTGACCACATGGACTCCGCCTACTACGAGGCCGGCGGGGACCCCTTCGTGGCTGCTGGTATCGTGGGCTCGACACGCAGCCCCCTGTAGGCCCTGCAACCGGTGTCGCAGTCCCCACAACCATCGGATCTCTCGCCACGCAGTGGATCCGGTGGAAGGAGCAGCGAGGCAAAATGGGGCGGAGGCACGCGGCTCGTGATGCGGGTGAGCGGCCACCCCACAGCGGGGCTGCGCGCGCACGGCTGGGGCACCACCGGGCCGGCCGTGCGCAGCGCGCGGAGGTGGCCGCGctttgggagagagagagagagagagagagagagagagagagagagagagagagagagggggggggaaGGGGAGGCTAGGGCGGAGACACGGACGATGCGGAGCCAGCAGCGTCGACTGACGACGGGGGTGGGAGCGGCAGTGTCATCTACGGTAGCCGCGGATATGAAGCAAAGTGTGCGTCAatggtttcttttcttttttcttgcgATGCAGGTGAGCGGCTCGAGTGGGTCCGTCCGTCCGGACACCCGAATCTAATCATTATCGTTTGTTTTAATAAACCTCCATCCCTTAAAGCACCTAAAAGTTAGAAATAAGTTTTTTTAGAAAGGAAAAGTTAGAAAGAAGTTGGTTATAGAAATAAAAATTACTAGAAAAGCCGTATATCGTCTGAAAGTAGTCGTTTTCCTTCGAACTACACTACACTAAACGAATGTGTTGACAAAAATGTTGAACGAAGCTCCAACCTTGAACCCACTGCAAGAGAGCGCTCAGGTTGCCACTCCGAGGGGGCGATTTGCAAAAATGGGACTCGAAACATCGGTCGTTTGCAAATTTGACACTGGACTCACATTCATAGACACAGATGGACCTACTTATCATCCACCCGAGTGTCATCATAATGAAGGAGTCAATCTTTGGAGTgtcatttttgcaattttttccACTCCGAGACACATGTATGCTTGCGAACAACCATCGGTGGCTTCCTCACAAGATTTGAATAAGAAGTCCGTGCTTGTGTCACCACTGTGACAGACTCAAATTATGATATCCCAAAGTTGTCTAACTTCGTAGAGTGCTCCTGTCACCTGCATGAGCCCTGGGTATCCTCATCAGGTCATAGGGCGCCGGCGAGGAAAAGGGCGAGGAGGAGGCCAACCAAATGAGGAAGAAGGGGTgaccatgagagagagagagaggaggccgACCGGCTGGACAGAGAAAGAGATCAGACATTTTTTTATTTCTATGATTCCCACTTATAAATCCTAGGTTAATCTTAAAAATTGGGACCACTTAAATAAGTAAAATCAAATCATTGCATAGGATCACAATTAGACATATATTACGGATGCCCTAAAGAGATGTAGGCACGTAAGGGAGGAGTAagaggaagaaaaaaaataacaatGAAACGAGGAGGAAGAGCTAGCCCCCATCGAATCATTGTATATATCTGCCATTAGGTGTTTTTATTTCCCCTTTTTACTCAATTTCACTTTGGTATATATATCCTTTATTTATCTTTAACAGAAAGGACCAAATATATACCGCCAACATTGAAGCGGCATGATCTGTATAATAACCTACAGCTAACACGTATATCATTTTATATATTGAATATATAAGCATCAAGAAAACAATGTTTGCTCGAAATGAATGTAATAGTAAACATTGATGTCCCTATCCGAAGTGAAAATATAATGTGTCTACAGTTAGCTAATGTGTTATTATATATTACTCCTCCTATGTAGGAGTATCTTGTATCTGTACAGTGCCAGCTGACTTAAAAAGCACAGAAGAACTTGCTGATGTTTCACGCTCTTAGCTGGCTCCAAAGACTCAGCAAACGGATTATGAAATAAAATGGAGCCTGCCTGCTTTCGTGCACGAAGCGCACCAACTTAACTCATGAGGACACCTATGCTTTTGTTTCTTATATACGTGatggattttttttcttcaatGTGCGAGTGTGACATCAGGtattgattttttttatatatatattttgcacGACAGCAAAGAAACAGGGGAGGGGAGAGGATAGGACACCCCAAGTGGCCAAACCCAAAGTAATAGGACGGGGCAGGCTATGGGCTATGTCATCTGAATATTAATCTCTTTGATGATGATGGATGGAGAAGAAGGGCGTGTTTCACAGTGCTCCACGAGTAGCTTCTCCTGCGCGGCAAGCAAACATTTGAAAAATACTAATACGCTCCACCGATCAAGTTCTGAAAATCCCGCTAAAAGGAGCGTGGGAGCGGAAAATACTAGCTTTATTTGGCTGGCATCCTACGATCCCATGGGGCCAACATGCGGGTGAGGTCCGATTTGTCGCGAGGGCACATCGGCGCAGGTAAGGCCAGCGCGGCGGCACAGGGAGAGGTGGAGGTCATGTGATGTGGCGCGGAGTGGAAAAACAGTGGCATGAGCTTATTCGAGGGTAGCATAGGCTAGGTCGGGAGATGGGCGCAGAGAAAGGAGACGGTGGCACGGGTGAGACCACGACAGGTGAGGCCGGCGTGGAGGTGTGGCCGTGTGGGGAGGGGTTGTAGACGGGACGGCAACGTGTCCATGCGGTGAAGATAGAAGGGTACAAAGAGGTAGACAAGGCTGGTGTGCCATGCGTGTGTGGCTCTACCGGGCTATCGTGCGATGGTGATAAGGTGGAGAGagaaaagaataaagaaaaatTATAGTAGAAAAATAAAGAGAAAAATGAAGAGGAAAAGGGTACTCCGGATACTCCCTTTTCAATGAACAAGAGAATCTTTATTAACAAATATGTTTCTAACCAGTAAAGcaaaagttaaaaaaaagttgCTCAATCAGAGAAGCTATAGATAGATAGCGCGCACACGGCGGGGCCCCTTTGTCCTTCCTCCTCTTTTGGTGCTTGGTTAGTGCAGCCTCAGGTGGTACAATATAAAGAAGCTACTGCCAGTGCCACCCATCATCCAACCGTCTTACAGCTCCACACAGCATTGCAAGGGTCAGTACATCACTTGATGAAAACATGAAATCCACCAATCCCCTTTTCTTAGTAGTGTGGTACTGTAGTTACTATGACACGCGTGatgcaatttattgtgagagaaaaaaaacatTGTTATTTCGCTGAAGCGGTAAACGAACAGGACCTACATTTCCACCCGCCACACCACCACTTGCATATAGAAATTATCCGCATGGTAAAAACGACAGGAAGAGGcttaaaaaaaagaaacataggTAAAGGCTAAAGCAGAGATC encodes:
- the LOC136470895 gene encoding protein ROH1A-like — its product is MAAAEPPPPSGMGFFGMLSFRRSATAVASFDPAQDDELLALDALQSHVADRLNALSAHATPGAPLLSLPFLSKLLDAVVSSDAAFRGVLALTPVAAALARPPADRLAADLLDRAVKTLDVLNAASLTLASLRAAHRAALAAASCLLLAPSLHTAHLARARRAIARLFPADDSASAKACGGYGGSVASPSSRTMRARSFSVSKNWSAGRHMNAMAAHLAPPPQSSPAAAAAGVGCGLGLALYTMSSVLVFAMWALVGAVPCQDRASAASNPPVAPPKQAQWAAPMSALQERIAEEWRRKEKKGSCSGSAPTAGLLAEMQAVERAARELNSVLEEIAEEEDEEKDEERRRQGIVGEERARDVTERAEELAAACRALEDGLAPLERQVRAVFHRVVACRAEVVRCMDLSARAGTANAAAASASGVPPQHQYSF
- the LOC136478517 gene encoding uncharacterized protein gives rise to the protein MPFTGGRQLQLSSHIIDSAWWMASDPRDDLAGAPGHPRPAALPAPAAPPSSPAPFPSPSLPSPAFSELAVAAGACDARPTPPLGSPAPPPPGAAAAFPTAGGAPGSGAPQPPPPPGPGSAAAVAKAARRHSYSSSPVPAPYNHDAGCHSVGASGSSYGRMTDPPPSSRRAPASEPTPPPVPALTAAVSTGARGCATMPASSSSAPPPYADASPSPGTGNASAGFGSGAPRPLRAPPETPPPPPGATTSEPKPAAVPATVGGLVNETMVVVKDVLDDEDEEEDVVEDEEEEDAARSGRPSPSSLTANAPPFFPAHRLAGRSKFRRWEDNPGAGSSDDELASSAARSSYLDATRRALRATPPPPAGAPDAAQSAVEGTHPRNAVANEKAGEVLKELEMERELRREAESRATALQQKMDEDIEVVCSLQAELGDAVNRRLSAENASIKLEKEAAYA